One region of Metallosphaera sedula DSM 5348 genomic DNA includes:
- the thiD gene encoding bifunctional hydroxymethylpyrimidine kinase/phosphomethylpyrimidine kinase, with product MMQRPIAMTIAGSDSGGGAGVQADLKTFTSLGVFGVSVITGLTAQNTARVTKVLEVPPEFVESQFDTIMEDFQVKYAKTGMLASSRIVDAVERKLTQYGINLVLDPVMISKSGYPLVTEEVVRDIVRLARKSLIITPNKYEAERLTGFRIRTRDDLRNTALHLYKSLGVNVVVKGGKAIGGYDFAVVDGDEIELRGELINTDNLHGSGDVFSASITAFLSKGLNLRDALREAKKVVSEAIKFSLAIGHGNGPVDPFSSVERVVKINQAREDLERLVEFLERNKEIVKKMITHEEKMNIGVLTEYGDFATLAGGIIRYIDWIKVDGPIVVNWYYNIVHKALKQTGKRLGILVSLTNEILNACEGGKLKISESGIYGDLVMIDGRAVLVGNSLSEIMEKLEVLRN from the coding sequence ATGATGCAAAGACCCATTGCGATGACAATAGCAGGAAGTGACTCAGGAGGAGGGGCTGGAGTTCAGGCAGACCTCAAGACCTTTACATCTCTTGGCGTGTTCGGCGTATCTGTCATAACTGGTTTGACTGCCCAGAATACAGCTAGAGTCACCAAGGTCCTGGAAGTCCCCCCAGAGTTTGTGGAGTCCCAATTCGATACTATAATGGAGGACTTTCAGGTTAAGTATGCCAAGACAGGAATGCTTGCATCGAGCAGGATAGTTGACGCTGTGGAGAGAAAGCTGACACAATATGGAATTAACCTAGTCCTAGACCCAGTTATGATATCAAAGAGTGGTTACCCTCTAGTAACCGAGGAAGTGGTAAGGGATATAGTGAGGCTAGCTAGAAAATCCCTGATAATAACCCCCAACAAATATGAGGCGGAAAGACTAACTGGATTTAGGATAAGAACTCGAGATGATCTAAGAAATACAGCATTGCACCTCTATAAGAGCTTGGGTGTAAACGTTGTGGTAAAGGGAGGGAAAGCCATTGGAGGATATGATTTCGCAGTCGTTGATGGCGATGAGATTGAGCTACGTGGAGAATTAATAAATACCGATAATCTTCACGGGAGTGGTGATGTATTTTCCGCCTCAATTACGGCCTTTCTGAGCAAGGGTCTTAATCTACGCGACGCGTTAAGGGAGGCTAAGAAAGTTGTAAGTGAGGCAATCAAATTCTCTCTTGCAATTGGTCACGGGAACGGGCCAGTGGATCCTTTCTCCTCTGTGGAGAGGGTGGTTAAGATTAACCAAGCCAGGGAGGATCTCGAGAGACTTGTGGAATTTCTTGAAAGGAACAAGGAAATCGTTAAGAAAATGATAACTCATGAGGAAAAAATGAACATTGGTGTCCTAACAGAGTATGGGGATTTCGCAACTTTAGCCGGGGGGATCATAAGGTACATTGACTGGATTAAGGTAGATGGTCCCATTGTGGTGAACTGGTACTACAATATAGTACACAAGGCCTTGAAACAAACTGGCAAGAGGCTTGGTATTTTGGTGTCCTTGACAAACGAGATATTAAATGCTTGTGAGGGCGGTAAACTGAAAATTTCTGAAAGTGGAATTTACGGCGATCTGGTAATGATAGATGGGAGGGCAGTCTTGGTGGGAAACAGTTTAAGTGAGATTATGGAGAAACTGGAGGTCCTGAGGAATTGA
- a CDS encoding zinc ribbon domain-containing protein produces MKEHLVEAKIIDYGKLKTIHSDIVYYVSYYKTLEKSGVKTKPSPPPSLKDMNVIYTKPRIGPLKLIGEGPVYKLDKVGAIVSVDFPGTPLYAIVDFEDSIRVYLAYPVEDPIVGIDLGIRHLFTVVAVTKNGKIYKSKYIGNGSIMETFTKYMSETQGLSYVREIREKVRISLRELMDFLVELSPKIVALEDLRLYDAKIGRGLKLIEDELERELLEKGIRFRRLDPRNTSKVCSQCGYKKGEVMGSLFVCPACGYKVDRDFNAAYNLALKCYYTC; encoded by the coding sequence ATGAAAGAACATTTGGTTGAGGCCAAAATAATTGATTACGGTAAGCTAAAAACTATACACAGCGACATAGTTTACTACGTGTCCTACTATAAAACGTTAGAGAAATCAGGAGTAAAGACCAAGCCCTCTCCCCCTCCCAGCCTGAAGGACATGAACGTAATTTATACGAAGCCAAGGATAGGCCCCCTGAAATTAATCGGAGAAGGACCAGTTTACAAGCTAGATAAGGTAGGGGCAATTGTGAGTGTGGATTTTCCAGGAACTCCGCTATATGCCATAGTGGACTTTGAGGATAGCATTAGGGTATATCTTGCGTATCCAGTGGAGGACCCTATTGTGGGAATAGATCTAGGAATAAGACACCTGTTCACAGTGGTTGCAGTTACCAAGAACGGAAAGATATACAAATCAAAGTACATAGGTAACGGTAGTATAATGGAGACCTTTACTAAATACATGAGCGAGACGCAGGGACTCTCCTATGTCAGGGAGATAAGGGAAAAGGTCAGGATATCTTTAAGGGAGTTGATGGATTTCCTTGTCGAGTTAAGCCCTAAGATTGTCGCGCTGGAGGATTTGAGATTATATGACGCGAAGATAGGCAGAGGTCTCAAACTGATCGAAGATGAACTGGAGAGGGAATTGTTGGAGAAAGGGATAAGATTCAGGAGATTGGATCCTAGAAACACCTCGAAGGTTTGTTCCCAGTGCGGGTACAAGAAAGGTGAAGTTATGGGATCCCTGTTCGTGTGTCCAGCGTGCGGATATAAGGTGGACAGGGACTTCAACGCTGCATATAACCTCGCACTGAAGTGTTACTATACCTGTTAA
- a CDS encoding aminotransferase-like domain-containing protein, with translation MVSRIGREIELSPVEMGSRLGRNVKINMASGSPDPSTIPVDEIGRAYEEVLADLGPRSLFYPGAGGQQELIEEVNKYLPAIGLRSKDPIVITSGAQHAIELLSKYFLENGTVVVENPTFVETFSAFKLRASVTIPVTVDGKGISTDELELVTKIVKPDLVYVIPDCHNPAGVNLNEERRKILVELAEERDFYVIEDDPYRPIAGCVPAPLKNYDRSGRVIHVSSFSKILAPGLRIGFVVAPPEIAEKLSLMEQLDFSTSTLNQYVVSRLLRSGFILSRTKILPEHYRKKMKVLVDSLTDAGISEFNQPSCGFFLLLDLKRDAHRVLEEAVRQGLAFVPAKDFFLRGGETMARLSITVPNEEQIKAGVEILKRVIRG, from the coding sequence ATGGTCTCAAGGATAGGAAGAGAAATAGAACTCTCGCCCGTGGAGATGGGATCTAGGCTCGGGCGTAACGTAAAAATTAACATGGCCAGCGGGTCACCCGATCCGTCAACTATTCCAGTTGATGAGATAGGAAGAGCCTACGAGGAAGTGCTGGCCGACCTGGGCCCAAGATCACTTTTCTACCCAGGTGCTGGAGGTCAGCAGGAGCTAATTGAGGAGGTGAACAAATATCTTCCTGCCATAGGCTTGAGAAGTAAGGATCCGATAGTCATAACCAGCGGTGCTCAACACGCCATAGAGTTGCTGTCGAAGTACTTCCTCGAGAACGGGACAGTTGTGGTGGAGAACCCAACCTTCGTGGAGACTTTTTCAGCCTTTAAGTTAAGGGCTTCGGTCACGATACCCGTCACTGTGGATGGAAAGGGTATTTCCACAGATGAGCTGGAGCTCGTTACCAAGATAGTTAAGCCAGATCTAGTCTACGTGATACCGGACTGTCATAACCCTGCTGGAGTGAACTTGAATGAGGAAAGGAGGAAGATACTGGTTGAGTTGGCTGAGGAAAGGGACTTCTATGTGATAGAAGACGACCCTTACAGACCCATAGCTGGGTGCGTTCCAGCTCCATTAAAAAATTACGATCGTAGTGGCAGGGTCATACACGTCAGCAGTTTCAGTAAGATCTTGGCACCGGGTCTAAGGATAGGTTTCGTGGTAGCCCCTCCAGAAATAGCGGAGAAGTTGAGCCTCATGGAACAACTGGACTTTTCCACTTCAACTCTAAATCAGTATGTCGTCTCGCGCCTTTTGAGATCTGGATTCATTTTATCTAGAACGAAGATTCTTCCAGAGCACTACAGGAAGAAAATGAAAGTCCTTGTGGACTCCCTAACGGATGCAGGGATATCAGAGTTTAATCAGCCCAGTTGCGGGTTCTTCCTTTTGCTTGACCTTAAGAGGGATGCCCATAGAGTTTTGGAGGAAGCGGTAAGGCAAGGCCTAGCTTTCGTTCCTGCTAAGGACTTCTTCCTACGGGGCGGAGAGACAATGGCTAGGCTGAGTATCACAGTTCCCAATGAGGAGCAGATCAAGGCCGGAGTTGAGATACTGAAGAGGGTTATTCGAGGCTAG
- a CDS encoding M24 family metallopeptidase, translating into MNYKNRVQRVKERLKGKADYLVLGPGSNMFYLTGFTEEPMERPILLILGEQDYMIAPKMYEQQLSGLSLEVRTYVDGEDPYSLLQIKKGSSLAIDDQLWSMFLVSILNRFSPSDLILVSPLIAPIRSVKDEEEIGIMKEGLKIAEQSFMEFISRVKEGETECRLSQILEGIFRENGVTPSFSTILTSGPNTAMPHLRCTERKVRKGEPVIVDFGIKYHGYSTDTTRVVTIGKPSQEVTKIWEIVHEAVVKAEESTYGLSGMKIDQRARGVIEGRGYGKYFIHRTGHGIGIDVHEFPYISPDNGDVIPRNSVFTIEPGIYIPEKFGIRIEDMVIMRDRAEVLSSLPKEIYQV; encoded by the coding sequence ATGAATTATAAGAACAGGGTACAAAGGGTAAAGGAGCGTCTAAAGGGAAAGGCGGACTACCTTGTTCTGGGCCCTGGAAGTAACATGTTTTACCTCACGGGTTTCACGGAGGAACCAATGGAGAGACCGATCCTCCTGATACTCGGAGAACAGGATTACATGATAGCCCCAAAGATGTATGAACAACAGTTATCAGGTCTCAGCCTAGAAGTAAGAACTTACGTGGACGGAGAAGATCCCTATTCTCTTTTACAGATCAAGAAAGGTTCTTCTCTTGCTATCGACGACCAACTTTGGTCAATGTTTCTAGTTAGTATACTTAATAGGTTCTCCCCATCGGACCTAATCCTGGTTTCACCACTCATAGCTCCAATAAGATCAGTTAAGGATGAGGAGGAGATAGGGATAATGAAGGAAGGGTTGAAAATTGCAGAGCAATCCTTCATGGAATTTATTTCGAGGGTTAAGGAGGGGGAGACGGAATGTCGCTTGTCGCAGATATTGGAGGGGATTTTCAGGGAGAATGGAGTAACGCCATCCTTCTCTACAATCCTCACCTCAGGTCCAAACACGGCAATGCCACACCTGAGATGCACTGAGAGGAAAGTGCGTAAAGGAGAACCTGTGATTGTGGATTTTGGTATCAAATACCATGGGTATTCCACAGATACCACAAGGGTCGTTACTATTGGGAAGCCATCACAGGAGGTGACAAAAATTTGGGAAATAGTTCACGAGGCTGTGGTAAAGGCTGAGGAGTCCACCTATGGATTGTCGGGGATGAAGATAGACCAAAGGGCTAGAGGCGTCATAGAAGGTAGGGGCTACGGTAAATACTTCATTCATAGAACCGGACATGGAATTGGAATAGACGTTCACGAGTTCCCCTACATCTCTCCCGACAACGGCGATGTGATACCTAGGAACTCCGTTTTTACCATAGAACCTGGGATCTACATACCCGAGAAATTTGGGATTAGAATCGAGGACATGGTCATTATGCGAGACAGGGCGGAGGTTCTCTCTTCCTTGCCTAAGGAGATCTATCAAGTCTAG
- a CDS encoding MBL fold metallo-hydrolase, whose product MKITFLGTGAGSTAGSRRFKAGILVEGKEGKIVLDFGSGINMRLEDMRVVPDAVFITHLHIDHFSGIFDHLVRRQIDRVPELKVFSPPGFSEVLRVYQKTNNISAQVMEDHLPSGKIGDLEVYSLEACHKIYAVSYIITDGKRRVLYSGDTLEPCDTVLREISGVDLVIHEASCLENCKEWGHTSVKEAINLFRNPVLTHVPAQLEGEVENSVKGKALLAKDGLSLDV is encoded by the coding sequence GTGAAAATCACATTTCTAGGTACAGGGGCAGGAAGTACCGCAGGATCGAGAAGGTTTAAGGCAGGAATACTAGTTGAGGGGAAGGAAGGGAAGATTGTGTTGGATTTTGGGTCAGGTATTAACATGAGATTGGAGGACATGCGCGTAGTTCCTGACGCCGTCTTCATAACCCATTTGCACATTGACCATTTCTCTGGAATATTTGATCATCTCGTGAGAAGACAAATCGATAGGGTACCAGAACTCAAGGTATTCTCTCCGCCTGGATTTTCAGAGGTACTTAGAGTCTACCAAAAGACTAATAACATTTCAGCTCAGGTTATGGAAGACCACCTCCCCTCAGGAAAAATAGGTGATCTAGAGGTCTATTCCTTGGAAGCCTGTCATAAGATATACGCCGTGTCCTATATCATCACAGACGGAAAAAGGAGAGTACTTTACTCAGGCGATACCCTGGAGCCCTGTGATACAGTGCTAAGAGAGATATCAGGGGTTGACCTGGTTATCCATGAAGCCAGTTGCTTAGAGAACTGTAAGGAATGGGGACATACCTCTGTTAAGGAGGCGATTAACCTGTTTAGGAACCCTGTCCTAACTCACGTCCCAGCACAGCTCGAGGGTGAGGTTGAGAATTCCGTGAAGGGCAAGGCCTTACTCGCTAAGGACGGGTTGAGTTTGGATGTGTAG
- a CDS encoding ribokinase, whose product MITVVGSYNLDMTFKLNHFPIPGETVFAQEVRVGHGGKGSNQAVSASRLGARARFVGAVGNDANGKNAINFLSSEGVDTSCVRVKNAHTGSAYILLNGGGETMIVVNRGANYELTPEDLDGCLEGKVLLTQLEIREDVVKRALSGFSGIRILNPAPAELNDVEILNYVDILTPNEVEFQEISNSDDMSYGAQILLKRVKRAVIVTLGENGAIIYTKSKSVRIPTIKVNPVDTTGAGDVFNAALAVFLERDYDLETAVEKANIIASYSVTTYGALGPTWKEIKEKYPEIPLP is encoded by the coding sequence TTGATAACCGTAGTGGGAAGTTATAACCTTGATATGACGTTCAAGCTCAATCACTTTCCTATACCTGGAGAGACAGTATTTGCTCAGGAAGTCAGAGTAGGTCATGGGGGAAAGGGCTCCAATCAAGCAGTCTCAGCTTCTAGATTGGGAGCAAGAGCGAGGTTCGTAGGCGCAGTCGGAAATGACGCGAATGGTAAAAATGCGATAAACTTTCTCAGCTCTGAGGGCGTGGATACCTCATGTGTAAGGGTGAAGAATGCCCATACCGGATCGGCTTACATCTTACTCAATGGTGGTGGAGAGACTATGATAGTGGTGAACCGAGGGGCAAACTACGAATTAACCCCAGAGGACCTAGACGGGTGTCTAGAGGGGAAAGTATTGCTCACTCAGCTCGAGATCAGGGAAGATGTGGTGAAGAGGGCACTGTCAGGGTTTTCCGGTATCAGGATTTTGAACCCCGCTCCCGCAGAGTTAAATGATGTTGAAATACTCAATTATGTGGATATATTAACCCCCAATGAGGTTGAGTTCCAGGAGATCAGTAATTCAGATGATATGTCGTATGGAGCACAGATATTGCTAAAGAGGGTCAAACGTGCTGTGATAGTGACTCTTGGAGAAAACGGTGCAATAATCTATACCAAGAGCAAGTCGGTGAGGATACCCACAATCAAGGTAAACCCCGTGGATACCACTGGCGCAGGCGACGTCTTTAATGCAGCTTTGGCGGTTTTCCTTGAAAGGGATTACGACCTGGAGACCGCGGTTGAAAAGGCAAACATTATAGCCTCGTACTCAGTTACCACTTATGGAGCGCTTGGACCAACGTGGAAAGAGATCAAGGAAAAGTACCCGGAAATCCCACTCCCATGA
- a CDS encoding glycosyltransferase encodes MLDDIVIGLSIIVSIWSVYNSAFAIYGLSWKSDEPKTSSGPSFSLLVPVRNEEKVLGRLLERLVNQEYDRSKYEIIVLEDGSTDNTLGVCNKFSEMYSIIKCVHLEKSNVVNGKSRALNYGLKISRGDIIGVFDADTVPRLDVLGYVAQKFISNSRVGGVQGRLVPINVRESIVARLASLEELFSEYSISGRARAGLFVPLEGTCSFVRRDALEKVGGWNENVLTEDLDLSLKLTSLNYLIVYSPSVQSWREVPVTFSSLVRQRLRWYRGNFELTMRISRFKFTWRLVDAAMLVGTPVFMVLSLANYSLVFIYSYQLHVLIAAIISFSSMMTLLLIIMISRRHMIETIYIILSALYLNFTISLHLISIVLELAGAPKGWSKTERSGKITVDVPRP; translated from the coding sequence ATGCTTGATGACATTGTAATTGGACTTAGTATCATAGTATCCATATGGAGCGTCTATAACTCTGCCTTCGCTATCTACGGGTTGTCCTGGAAATCCGATGAGCCCAAAACCTCCTCAGGCCCATCCTTTTCCTTGTTAGTTCCGGTGAGGAACGAAGAGAAAGTCCTAGGGAGACTCCTTGAAAGGCTAGTTAACCAAGAATATGATAGGTCAAAGTATGAGATAATTGTCCTAGAGGACGGATCTACAGACAACACGTTAGGGGTATGCAATAAATTTTCAGAAATGTATAGTATTATCAAATGTGTCCATCTGGAAAAGAGCAATGTCGTTAATGGGAAGAGCAGAGCCCTCAATTATGGATTGAAAATATCAAGGGGAGATATTATAGGCGTATTTGACGCCGATACTGTACCTAGACTTGACGTGTTAGGTTATGTAGCCCAGAAGTTTATTTCTAATTCTAGAGTAGGAGGCGTACAGGGAAGGTTAGTCCCCATCAATGTTAGGGAAAGCATAGTGGCTAGGTTAGCCTCGCTAGAAGAGTTGTTCAGTGAGTACTCGATTTCAGGAAGGGCCAGAGCAGGCCTTTTCGTACCACTTGAGGGTACATGTAGTTTCGTTAGGAGAGATGCCTTGGAGAAAGTGGGAGGTTGGAACGAGAATGTACTTACAGAGGACCTAGATCTCAGCCTAAAACTAACAAGCTTGAACTATTTGATCGTTTACTCACCTTCTGTTCAGAGCTGGAGGGAAGTCCCGGTTACATTCAGTTCACTAGTTAGGCAGAGATTAAGGTGGTACAGGGGTAACTTTGAGCTTACCATGAGGATCTCTAGGTTTAAGTTTACTTGGAGGTTGGTAGATGCAGCTATGTTAGTAGGCACTCCAGTATTCATGGTTTTAAGCTTGGCGAACTATTCCCTTGTCTTTATTTACTCATATCAATTGCACGTCCTTATAGCTGCTATTATCTCGTTTTCGTCCATGATGACTCTTCTTCTAATAATTATGATATCCAGGAGACATATGATTGAAACAATTTATATAATTCTATCCGCATTATATCTTAATTTTACCATAAGTCTCCATTTAATTTCCATTGTTCTAGAATTGGCTGGCGCACCTAAGGGATGGAGTAAGACGGAAAGGTCTGGTAAGATCACGGTAGATGTGCCGAGACCATAG
- a CDS encoding class II glutamine amidotransferase produces MCRFVAFAGKGEIDGEVIGALMKSSRKDVLSSNSHPDGWGYAIYVLDGEWSRFQYASARPMYADENVSILYTIRGERIVGIIHARKTLKRFLTGVSHAHPYHIRAGPYDLFFAHNGSVSRSAFKDSDLPYTDSYMILREIAKEVSSMDPATAYLRVMSRLKGNATSLNSALLSYAEGTGPELFAYYYYNRNNMREMEEYYKMYSHDSYVYSATVNYYLGGRGKELPLDRVYRIN; encoded by the coding sequence ATGTGTAGATTTGTCGCCTTCGCGGGAAAGGGGGAAATTGACGGCGAAGTTATAGGAGCTCTCATGAAATCTTCAAGGAAAGACGTTCTTTCCAGTAACTCGCATCCAGACGGATGGGGATACGCCATCTATGTACTGGATGGTGAATGGAGTAGATTTCAATATGCGTCTGCGAGACCTATGTACGCTGATGAAAACGTCTCAATTCTATATACGATTAGGGGAGAAAGGATAGTCGGGATAATTCACGCTAGGAAGACTTTGAAAAGGTTTCTCACGGGGGTTTCTCACGCTCATCCATACCACATAAGGGCAGGCCCCTATGACCTCTTCTTCGCCCACAACGGTTCAGTCTCCAGATCCGCGTTCAAAGACTCCGATTTGCCATATACTGATAGCTATATGATACTCAGGGAAATAGCTAAGGAGGTCTCCTCCATGGATCCAGCTACGGCGTATTTGAGAGTGATGAGTAGATTAAAGGGAAATGCCACCAGTTTAAATTCAGCTCTTCTCTCTTATGCTGAGGGGACAGGGCCCGAATTATTTGCGTACTACTATTATAATAGAAATAACATGAGAGAGATGGAGGAGTATTACAAGATGTATTCTCACGATTCCTACGTTTATTCTGCCACGGTCAACTACTATCTAGGGGGGAGAGGGAAAGAATTGCCCCTTGATAGGGTATACAGGATCAACTAG